In a genomic window of Urocitellus parryii isolate mUroPar1 chromosome 11, mUroPar1.hap1, whole genome shotgun sequence:
- the LOC113176362 gene encoding olfactory receptor 10K1: protein MEWTNDTVVREFVFLVFSALASLQRLLFMVFLLVYLFTLGTNAIIMSTIVLDRALHTPMYFFLSVLSCSETSYTFVIVPKMLVDLLAQKKTISFLGCAIQMFTFLFLGCSHSFLLAAMGYDRYVAICNPLRYTVLMGHGVCLGLVAAACACGFTVSLVATSLVFHLPFHSSNQLHHFFCDISPVLKLASHHSRLSQLVIFMLGVLVLVIPLLLILVSYVRIISSILKIPSSVGRYKAFSTCASHLIVVTVHYGCASFIYLRPKSNYSSSQDTLISVSYTILTPLFNPMIYSLRNKEFKSALQRTMSKTWFPLN from the coding sequence ATGGAGTGGACCAATGACACCGTGGTGAGAGAGTTTGTCTTCCTGGTCTTCTCAGCTCTGGCCAGCCTCCAGAGGCTGCTGTTCATGGTCTTCCTGCTCGTCTACCTCTTCACACTGGGCACCAATGCCATCATCATGTCCACCATTGTGCTGGACAGAGCCCTTCatacccccatgtacttcttcctctcagTCCTCTCCTGCTCTGAGACCAGCTACACCTTTGTCATTGTGCCCAAGATGCTGGTGGATCTGCTGGCTCAGAAGAAGACCATCTCGTTCCTGGGCTGTGCCATCCAGATGTTCACCTTCCTCTTCCTGGGCTGCTCTCACTCCTTCCTGCTGGCAGCCATGGGCTATGATCGCTACGTGGCCATCTGCAACCCGCTACGCTACACAGTGCTCATGGGCCACGGGGTGTGCTTGGGATTAGTGGCTGCTGCCTGTGCCTGTGGCTTCACTGTCTCTTTGGTCGCTACCTCCCTGGTTTTTCACCTGCCCTTCCACTCCTCCAACCAACTGCATCACTTCTTCTGTGACATCTCCCCTGTCCTCAAACTGGCATCTCACCACTCCCGCCTCAGTCAGTTGGTCATCTTCATGCTGGGTGTCTTGGTCTTGGTCATCCCACTGCTACTCATCCTGGTGTCCTATGTCCGCATCATCTCTTCCATTCTAAAGATCCCATCCTCTGTTGGGAgatacaaagccttctccacctgtgcctccCATCTCATTGTGGTGACTGTCCACTATGGCTGTGCCTCCTTCATCTACTTGAGGCCCAAGTCCAACTACTCTTCCAGCCAAGACACCCTGATATCTGTGTCTTATACCATCCTCACCCCATTGTTCAATCCAATGATCTATAGTCTGAGAAACAAGGAATTCAAATCAGCCCTCCAAAGAACAATGAGCAAGACTTGGTTTCCTCTTAACTAA